The following nucleotide sequence is from Lacinutrix sp. Hel_I_90.
TTCAACTAAACATTTTTTTCTTCGCTTTTGGCTTGAAATTACATGCTTTCAATTCATTTGAACGAAAATAAACATCTTCATTTTATTGAAAAAGATCCCAAAATAAATTTGGGATAGTTCAACTAAACATTTTTTTCTTCGCTTTTGGCTTGAAAAAAATGAGTTTCACTACTTTTGACACAAATATAATCGATTTAACCGATTTTAGATAAATGATAAGCGCTTTAGCAATAACCTACAACGAAGAAACCCACATCGAAGACTATATAAAAAGTCTCTCTTTTGCTGATGAAATTATTATTGTCGACTCGTTTAGCACCGATAAAACGGTAGCATTAGCAGAAAAATACAATGTTAAAATCATACCACGTGAGTTTAAGAATTTTTCTGACCAGAAAAACTTTGCCATTACACAAGCTCATCATGATTGGATTGTTTTTTTCGACTTAGATGAAAAAATCCCAACCGCTTTAGCAGAAGAAATTGTTGCTACAGTACATTCTAAAAATCCGTTAAAAGCCTATCGCGTAAAACGTCAGTTCCATTTTATGGGTAAGCGTATAAAGCACAGCGGTTTCCAGACTGATGTTGCTGTTCGTTTATTCAATAAAAACTATTGTAAGTATAATGGTAAAGCCGTTCATGAAACGATAGAAACTGATGAAGCCGTTGGAATGCTCAAACAATCTGTAGATCACCAAACGTATAAATCTTTTGATAATTACAACGAAAAACTAAGC
It contains:
- a CDS encoding glycosyltransferase family 2 protein, which produces MISALAITYNEETHIEDYIKSLSFADEIIIVDSFSTDKTVALAEKYNVKIIPREFKNFSDQKNFAITQAHHDWIVFFDLDEKIPTALAEEIVATVHSKNPLKAYRVKRQFHFMGKRIKHSGFQTDVAVRLFNKNYCKYNGKAVHETIETDEAVGMLKQSVDHQTYKSFDNYNEKLSKYSKLQAEELFKKNVRPNAYHFLFRPWYRFMHQYFLRLGFLDGKEGFIISYVHAFSVYKRYIHLWAMYRNID